GCTCTTGTGCCCAGATTGGCAAAAATGTGCATCTCTCGGGTGGAGTGGGGATTGGCGGCGTTCTTGAGCCGATGCAGGCGAGCCCGACTATCATTGAAGACAACTGTTTTATTGGCGCAAGATCGGAAGTTGCCGAGGGTGTGATCGTCGAAGCAGGCTCTGTTATCTCGATGGGCGTCTATCTCGGGCAGAGCACGAAGATTTTCAATCGTGCTACCGGTGAGATTACCTACGGCAGAGTGCCTGCAGGATCGGTTGTCGTAGCAGGCAATTTGCCCGCCAAAGACGGCAGTCATTCTCTTTATTGTGCGGTAATCGTCAAGCAAGTGGACGAAAGAACACGCGGTAAAGTGGGAATCAATGAGCTTCTGCGTGATGTCTAGGAGAGTATTGTGTCTGTTCTCGAGCTGACAATTGATTTGATTAAACGCCAGTCTGTGACGCCTGAAGACGCTGGCTGTCAGGAATTGCTTGCGTCGCGTCTGGAGAAAATCGGATTTGTAGTCGAGCCGATGCAATTCGGTGATGTCAAAAATTTCTGGGCTCGTCGCGGAAAAACGGCACCTCTTTTCGTTTTTGCGGGGCATACAGATGTGGTGCCGACCGGTCCGAGCGAAGAATGGAAGGTGCCTCCGTTCGAACCAGCGGTTGAAGATGGGTATCTCATCGGGCGTGGCAGCGCTGATATGAAGGGCGGGCTCGCCGCGATGTTGCTTGCTGTTGAAGACTTCGTTGCGAAGAATGGGGACCATCAGGGCTCAATAGCATTTTTGATCACGAGTGATGAGGAAGGTCCAAGCGTTGACGGCACTAAGAAGGTCGTCGAGCGCCTGATCGAGCGCGGCGAGAAGCTGGACTATTGTCTTGTGGGCGAGCCGACCTCGGTGAACACAGTTGGCGACATGATCAAGAATGGGCGCCGCGGCTCGCTTACCGTGCATCTGACCATTCATGGCGTGCAGGGTCATGTTGCCTATCCCGAGCGAGTCGTCAATCCTATCCATCGATTTGCACCTGCTCTGACCGAATTGTGTGCGCAGGTTTGGGATAACGGTAACGAATATTTCCCGGCTACAACGATGCAAATGTCGAACCTCAATTCTGGAACTGGGGCAGATAACGTCGTTCCCGGGCATCTCAAGGCTGTATTCAATTTTCGCTTTTCTCCTGAAGTCACTGCTCAAGAGCTGGAATCAAGGGTTCGCGCTATTCTCGACAAACATAATTTGCAGTATGACGCTGTCTTCAAGCTCTCGGGCAATTCCTTCATGACTCCTAAAGGCACGCTGGTTGACGCCTCATGTCGTGCGATCAAAGAAGTTGCAGGCATTGATACTGAGCTTTCTACCACTGGTGGAACATCGGACGGTCGCTTTATTGCCCTGACGGGAGCACAGGTCATCGAGCTTGGACCGGTCAACGCGACCATTCACAAAATCAACGAATCAGTCCGCGTTGAGGATCTGGAGGCGTTGCGCAAGATCTACGCGAGAATTCTTGATTTGCTGCTCTGCCACCCGATTCAAGGTTGATTGTTTTAATACATCGCCGTGCGCATCTTTCACCATGGAGCGCGCGCGTCTCGCGTGCACTAATCTAGGTTTCCAATCATCTGCATTATTGCCCAACCAGGTGCCATGTTAGAGCGCTTAAGACCGGTGCGCTCGGTGTATAAGTCCCTCGGGACCCCGACATGAGCTGTTCAAGTGAGGTCGACAGGATGCACTTTTTTGTCCAGAGTTGGTTGCGTGAGCAGACTGAAGACGAACAGCTCGAGGTTTATTCCGTAGATTTGGGCGAGAAAGACGCACGGGACAGGCGTGAGTATTTAGTCACGAACGGCCTGGGCAGCTACGCTTCGGCGAACATCTGGGGAGCTAACACCAGGCGCTATCATGGGCTGCTGGTTGCTGCTTTGAAGCCGCCTGTGCAGCGAATGGTCTTGTTCTCTCGAATTGATGAGGTGGTCACTGTTCGGGGTGTTGAAACCAGTCTGGCCACGAACTACTGGAAATCAGGGGTTACATCTCCAACTGGATACGAGACGCTCAAGGGTTTCTCTCCCATACCTGTGCCTACATGGATTTATCAAGTCGACGGCGGGTTGTTGATCAAGCAAGTTGCGATGATGCCTGAAAAACAACAGGTGGCGGTCGGGTATACCTGGCATGCCGATCCGGTTCGTGGCACTGAGGCTGAATCCGCTCATCTGCGCCTGCATCTCCTCGTCAACT
This Candidatus Melainabacteria bacterium DNA region includes the following protein-coding sequences:
- a CDS encoding succinyl-diaminopimelate desuccinylase, which encodes MVSVLELTIDLIKRQSVTPEDAGCQELLASRLEKIGFVVEPMQFGDVKNFWARRGKTAPLFVFAGHTDVVPTGPSEEWKVPPFEPAVEDGYLIGRGSADMKGGLAAMLLAVEDFVAKNGDHQGSIAFLITSDEEGPSVDGTKKVVERLIERGEKLDYCLVGEPTSVNTVGDMIKNGRRGSLTVHLTIHGVQGHVAYPERVVNPIHRFAPALTELCAQVWDNGNEYFPATTMQMSNLNSGTGADNVVPGHLKAVFNFRFSPEVTAQELESRVRAILDKHNLQYDAVFKLSGNSFMTPKGTLVDASCRAIKEVAGIDTELSTTGGTSDGRFIALTGAQVIELGPVNATIHKINESVRVEDLEALRKIYARILDLLLCHPIQG